Proteins from one Microbacterium sp. Root553 genomic window:
- a CDS encoding TetR/AcrR family transcriptional regulator, translating to MVRQVPHGSGRDLLVATTVGIVAEKGLRGMTFRAVAERAGVNNSLIAHHFGDRESLLAAALDWSVERSIETTGLLDLATSGAFADGLLDSVADRPELQAFQYEMILESRRNPRYKPYVSRLYTRYNEVVQASLSEHGIDDPSGAIARSAFATLDGVVLQFMAGVDPELLRAALHNLWQGLLGDDTRVQPGALATDEQPHSSNDVGLLTET from the coding sequence ATGGTTCGACAGGTCCCTCATGGCAGCGGTCGCGATCTCTTGGTGGCGACAACGGTAGGGATCGTCGCGGAGAAGGGCCTCCGAGGCATGACTTTTCGCGCGGTCGCGGAGAGAGCGGGCGTGAACAACTCGCTGATCGCCCACCACTTCGGAGACCGAGAATCGCTCCTCGCAGCCGCACTCGACTGGAGCGTCGAGCGATCGATCGAGACGACGGGTCTGCTCGACCTCGCGACGAGCGGCGCATTCGCTGATGGCCTGCTCGACTCCGTCGCCGATCGTCCCGAACTGCAGGCATTCCAATACGAGATGATTCTCGAATCCCGGAGGAACCCGCGTTACAAGCCGTACGTCAGTCGCCTCTACACCCGATACAACGAGGTCGTCCAGGCGAGCCTCAGCGAACACGGTATCGACGATCCTTCCGGCGCGATCGCCCGATCCGCATTCGCAACCCTGGATGGCGTCGTCCTGCAATTCATGGCCGGTGTGGATCCTGAGCTCCTGCGAGCGGCACTGCACAACCTCTGGCAAGGACTACTGGGCGACGACACGCGCGTTCAGCCCGGCGCACTCGCGACCGACGAGCAGCCCCACTCCAGCAATGACGTGGGTCTGCTCACCGAAACCTGA
- a CDS encoding cupin domain-containing protein, translating to MSEQFITAGSVDAAKREPFEVGEVQWVRRPGEGERDELSAGYWFITPEQTPGPMVVVAHADETIYIIEGRVRIEPEGSAAFEVSAGGSASMNKGVSATWTVLEPTVEFFVYS from the coding sequence ATGTCTGAACAATTCATCACCGCTGGAAGTGTGGACGCTGCGAAGCGTGAGCCTTTCGAGGTCGGAGAGGTGCAGTGGGTGCGCCGCCCCGGAGAGGGCGAGCGCGACGAGCTCTCGGCCGGCTATTGGTTCATCACCCCGGAGCAGACCCCCGGTCCGATGGTCGTCGTGGCTCATGCGGACGAGACCATCTACATCATCGAGGGACGAGTGCGAATCGAGCCGGAGGGCTCCGCAGCATTCGAAGTCTCTGCTGGCGGATCCGCGTCGATGAACAAGGGCGTCTCCGCGACGTGGACAGTGCTCGAGCCGACCGTCGAGTTCTTCGTCTACTCATGA
- a CDS encoding aldehyde dehydrogenase family protein: protein MTTATTLLDAITVPESDGRAIPDAATRETIGYAPVHGLEDLDAAVGAARGAQPAWAALGHQERSRILHRIADDIEARSEELAVILSREQGKPLDGPNARFEIGAAAAWTRNAADTVLEPEVVFENGASRAEVHYDPLGVVGAIGPWNWPIMISVWQIAPSLRMGNAVVVKPSEYTPLSVLALVEVFNAHLPEGVLSVVVGDREVGAAIAKHPGLDKIMFTGSTATGRKIIESSAQNLARLTLELGGNDAGIVLPGTDVSKIAQDLFWGIFINTGQTCAALKRLYVHDSLYESVVDALSDLASTTPMGPGLEAGNVLGPLQNQKQFEIVSRLVDEARSGGATVVTGGTPAEELGPLFYRPTVVADIADDASLVVEEQFGPVIPVLRFSDIDDAVARANSSTQGLGASVWSDDVDAALDVAARLQAGTVWINQHGALNPHVPFGGTKQSGYGQEFGVAGLKAVAAPKVISR from the coding sequence ATGACCACTGCGACCACACTTCTCGATGCCATCACTGTTCCGGAGTCCGACGGGCGGGCGATTCCGGATGCAGCGACCCGGGAGACGATCGGATACGCACCCGTGCACGGGCTCGAAGATCTCGACGCCGCCGTGGGTGCCGCCAGGGGTGCGCAACCGGCCTGGGCAGCCCTCGGCCACCAGGAACGCAGCCGAATCCTCCATCGCATCGCCGACGACATCGAAGCGCGCTCTGAGGAACTCGCGGTGATCCTCTCCCGGGAACAGGGCAAGCCGCTCGACGGTCCGAACGCCCGTTTCGAGATCGGCGCTGCAGCCGCCTGGACGAGAAACGCCGCCGATACCGTTCTCGAACCCGAGGTCGTGTTCGAGAACGGCGCCTCTCGAGCGGAGGTGCACTACGACCCGCTCGGAGTGGTGGGCGCGATCGGACCGTGGAACTGGCCGATCATGATCTCGGTCTGGCAGATCGCACCGTCCCTCCGGATGGGCAACGCTGTAGTCGTGAAGCCCAGCGAGTACACGCCGCTTTCGGTGCTGGCGCTCGTCGAGGTGTTCAACGCCCACCTTCCCGAAGGTGTTCTGTCCGTGGTCGTCGGGGACCGCGAGGTCGGTGCGGCGATCGCGAAGCATCCAGGTCTCGACAAGATCATGTTCACCGGATCGACGGCGACCGGCAGGAAGATCATCGAGTCCTCCGCCCAGAACCTCGCCCGACTCACACTGGAGCTCGGAGGCAACGATGCAGGCATCGTGCTGCCCGGCACCGATGTGTCGAAGATCGCTCAGGATCTCTTCTGGGGCATCTTCATCAACACCGGTCAGACATGCGCTGCACTCAAGCGGCTGTACGTGCACGACTCGCTCTACGAATCGGTCGTCGATGCGCTCTCCGATCTCGCCTCGACCACGCCGATGGGACCTGGACTCGAGGCGGGAAATGTCCTCGGACCCCTGCAGAACCAGAAGCAGTTCGAGATCGTGAGCCGCCTCGTCGATGAGGCGCGATCCGGAGGCGCCACTGTCGTCACCGGCGGCACGCCCGCCGAAGAACTCGGGCCGCTCTTCTACCGGCCGACCGTCGTCGCCGACATTGCGGACGACGCCTCGCTGGTCGTGGAGGAGCAGTTCGGCCCGGTGATTCCTGTGCTCCGCTTCTCCGATATCGATGATGCCGTCGCACGGGCGAACAGTTCCACGCAGGGCCTCGGTGCTTCCGTCTGGTCTGATGATGTCGACGCAGCCCTGGACGTGGCCGCCCGGCTGCAAGCGGGGACCGTATGGATCAATCAGCATGGCGCGCTCAACCCTCACGTTCCGTTCGGAGGTACCAAGCAGTCCGGGTACGGCCAGGAATTCGGCGTAGCGGGGCTCAAAGCTGTCGCCGCCCCGAAGGTGATCTCGCGATAA
- a CDS encoding MFS transporter, translating to MPSIGIVNTALIATLLGVTVVLLPNQVALIDDANKVTNLAIVSSVTLLITLLAQPIIGAFSDRTRSRFGRRAPWMFIGLLVMAMSTVSLGSVQTIAFLVGLVTLFQLGFATISAPLAALTADRYPPERRGMVSAFIGFGLNVGYAVGVFIAGNLAANVNLAYTIFGIGAFVVGFAFILVARDSSSLDMPVKKFRWTTFLLSFWINPLKNPDFAWAFVARFLFILGYYVVFGYQFFILIDYLALDLDGANSAIAVLGLVALPPTLIGAYVTGWLSDRWHRRKPFLYAACVAMAAGFMSQYIAPTMTGQVIMVILTGIGFGMYLASDTALMTQVLPDIEGAAAKDLGILNLATGLPQALSAIVAATIITSFGGYSGLFIFATVIVIVGAIAVIPIRSVR from the coding sequence ATGCCATCGATCGGCATCGTGAACACGGCACTGATCGCGACCCTCTTGGGCGTGACAGTGGTCCTCCTGCCCAACCAGGTCGCACTGATCGATGACGCGAACAAGGTCACGAATCTGGCGATCGTCTCGTCGGTCACACTCCTGATCACTCTGCTTGCGCAGCCCATCATCGGTGCGTTCAGCGATCGCACCAGGTCCCGCTTCGGCAGACGTGCGCCGTGGATGTTCATCGGACTCCTCGTCATGGCGATGTCCACGGTCAGCCTGGGAAGCGTGCAGACGATCGCCTTCCTCGTGGGACTCGTCACGCTTTTCCAGTTGGGCTTCGCGACGATCTCCGCCCCCCTCGCCGCGCTCACGGCCGATAGGTACCCTCCGGAACGCCGTGGCATGGTGTCCGCCTTCATCGGCTTCGGTCTCAATGTCGGCTATGCGGTGGGCGTGTTCATCGCCGGCAACCTCGCGGCCAACGTGAATCTCGCCTACACGATCTTCGGCATCGGCGCTTTTGTCGTCGGGTTCGCCTTCATCCTCGTCGCTCGAGATTCGAGCAGCCTCGACATGCCGGTCAAGAAGTTCCGCTGGACGACCTTTCTGCTCAGCTTCTGGATCAACCCCCTCAAGAACCCGGATTTCGCGTGGGCGTTCGTCGCGCGATTCTTGTTCATCCTTGGCTACTACGTCGTCTTCGGCTACCAGTTCTTCATCCTGATCGACTACCTGGCCTTGGACCTGGATGGAGCGAACTCCGCGATCGCCGTCTTGGGCCTCGTGGCTCTGCCACCGACACTCATCGGGGCGTACGTCACCGGGTGGCTGAGCGACCGCTGGCACCGCCGCAAGCCCTTCCTGTACGCCGCTTGTGTCGCGATGGCTGCGGGGTTCATGTCCCAGTACATCGCGCCGACCATGACGGGGCAGGTCATCATGGTGATACTCACGGGAATCGGGTTCGGCATGTACCTCGCCTCCGATACCGCGCTGATGACTCAGGTCCTGCCTGATATCGAGGGGGCCGCTGCGAAAGACCTCGGAATCCTCAACCTCGCCACCGGTCTGCCGCAGGCTCTGAGCGCAATCGTGGCAGCGACCATCATCACCAGCTTCGGCGGATACAGCGGCCTGTTCATCTTCGCAACGGTCATCGTCATCGTGGGTGCGATCGCTGTCATCCCCATCCGCAGCGTCCGCTAG
- a CDS encoding TetR/AcrR family transcriptional regulator: MSSDTSEESTRSQLVRAAVAVISSKGMRGLTLRAAAAQAGLTHGLIVRHFGTRDRLIEEAMEYAIDRSLAGSVPSGLVGTRPQLGDHLVEVGLDDGGAVAFQREVLNEALRNPRLRGLAVKMYERYESAVREQLEGMGVVDPDVVVLVGAAMDGLVRRQMDLRDLASTERAMRALDGIVRGLGVGAQRVD; the protein is encoded by the coding sequence ATGAGTTCAGATACCTCCGAGGAGAGCACCAGATCCCAGTTGGTGCGCGCCGCAGTCGCCGTGATTTCTTCGAAGGGAATGCGTGGACTCACGTTGCGGGCCGCCGCGGCGCAGGCGGGGTTGACCCACGGCCTGATCGTGCGTCATTTCGGCACACGCGACCGCTTGATCGAAGAGGCGATGGAGTACGCGATCGATCGTTCGCTTGCCGGGTCGGTGCCGTCAGGTCTGGTCGGTACGCGGCCTCAGCTGGGTGACCACCTCGTCGAGGTCGGCCTGGATGACGGCGGGGCGGTTGCGTTTCAGCGCGAAGTGCTGAATGAGGCGCTGCGGAATCCGCGGCTTCGTGGGCTCGCAGTGAAGATGTACGAGAGGTACGAGTCTGCGGTCCGAGAGCAGCTCGAGGGTATGGGTGTGGTCGACCCTGATGTGGTGGTGCTCGTCGGCGCCGCAATGGATGGTCTGGTGCGGCGGCAGATGGACTTGCGGGATCTCGCCTCGACAGAGCGCGCAATGCGCGCCCTGGACGGCATCGTGCGGGGGCTGGGCGTCGGAGCTCAACGCGTCGACTGA
- a CDS encoding APC family permease codes for MASSFSPAAVMSGAPGVALMFAVASMFGFESTAIYSGEAKDPRRTVARATYLSVGVIALFFSFVSWMFISFYGADAAVAAAEEAVVSGDSTVFVFNALVGILGAWSGPVAGVLLVTSLFAGILAFHNGINRYIHALATQRSLPCALARTNRQSAPHAAAWVQSILAVLIILPFVVWGLDPVLTLFSWFSGLAVAALVTLYILCSIAVITYSVRHPGGGTWQTRVAPAAAAVLLIGVLALVVTNFTSLIGGDVTTAVALLAVVPIAFIIGFATERHRSTTDISTTSDKETS; via the coding sequence GTGGCCTCGAGCTTCTCGCCGGCGGCGGTGATGTCCGGCGCGCCGGGCGTCGCTCTCATGTTCGCCGTCGCCTCGATGTTCGGCTTCGAATCCACGGCGATCTACTCTGGCGAAGCGAAGGATCCTCGTCGCACCGTCGCACGTGCGACCTACCTCTCCGTCGGCGTCATCGCACTGTTCTTCTCCTTCGTGTCGTGGATGTTCATCTCGTTCTACGGTGCGGACGCCGCGGTCGCCGCGGCGGAAGAAGCCGTCGTCTCCGGTGACTCGACCGTGTTCGTCTTCAATGCGCTGGTCGGTATTCTCGGCGCCTGGTCGGGGCCTGTGGCCGGGGTCCTCCTGGTCACCTCACTCTTCGCCGGCATCCTGGCCTTCCACAACGGCATCAACCGGTACATTCACGCGCTGGCGACACAGCGTTCTCTGCCCTGCGCCCTCGCTCGCACCAATCGCCAGAGCGCACCGCACGCGGCCGCGTGGGTGCAGTCGATTCTCGCGGTGCTGATCATCCTGCCGTTCGTCGTGTGGGGGCTCGATCCCGTGCTCACCCTGTTCTCGTGGTTCAGCGGACTCGCCGTCGCCGCGCTCGTGACGCTGTACATCCTGTGCTCCATCGCCGTGATCACCTATTCGGTGCGGCACCCGGGAGGCGGAACGTGGCAGACCAGGGTCGCACCCGCCGCCGCGGCCGTGCTGCTGATCGGCGTCCTCGCACTCGTCGTGACGAACTTCACCTCTCTCATCGGCGGTGACGTGACGACCGCCGTCGCACTTCTCGCGGTCGTACCGATCGCATTCATCATCGGGTTCGCCACCGAGCGACACCGCTCGACCACGGACATCTCAACCACATCCGACAAGGAGACATCATGA
- a CDS encoding GDSL-type esterase/lipase family protein, whose product MNHDGWFDLPLTTIAGSLRGSAHVKTGEGGVTPSHFTSWATDRVMSPVFTVVASAAGGARIELATDARRIRIDYSAQRTTYGPAAPRAPFAAVSDGVVWSLGEIEPEVGSTLFIDEHDQVSRVDGPGGQVLLERPSGATSSIVDICLPLDAAIVIHGLAADAPVAARPEADRVRWLHHGSSISQGGHLRNPLHPWPVQVARRLDIALTNASLPGNSLLDPCVVEELAGIDADVVSLEIGINVANWDSHISRTFVPAVHNLLDQFRLRQPNTPLIVISPLFCPTYENRGGVIQMDESGSFHPVPNARDDALSLTDIRGLLASVIASRSDDLIFSIDGRELLGPDEEPTLTDGLHPDLIGTTLIADRFAELASGPDGALSELFGTDRDR is encoded by the coding sequence ATGAACCACGATGGCTGGTTCGATCTCCCTTTGACGACCATCGCCGGGAGTCTTCGAGGAAGCGCGCACGTGAAGACGGGCGAAGGCGGAGTAACACCGTCCCACTTCACGAGCTGGGCAACCGACCGCGTGATGTCACCGGTCTTCACGGTCGTTGCGTCTGCGGCGGGTGGCGCACGGATCGAACTCGCAACTGATGCGCGCCGCATCCGCATCGACTATTCCGCCCAGCGGACCACGTACGGACCCGCCGCACCGCGGGCGCCGTTTGCCGCGGTGTCGGACGGAGTCGTGTGGTCGCTCGGGGAGATCGAGCCAGAGGTCGGGAGCACACTCTTCATCGATGAGCATGATCAGGTCAGTCGAGTCGATGGCCCCGGAGGACAGGTGCTGCTTGAGCGACCTTCGGGCGCCACGAGCTCCATCGTGGACATCTGCCTTCCGCTCGACGCAGCGATAGTGATTCATGGACTCGCGGCGGACGCTCCCGTCGCGGCTCGTCCCGAGGCGGATCGCGTTCGGTGGTTGCACCACGGAAGCTCGATCAGCCAAGGAGGACATCTGAGGAACCCTCTGCACCCTTGGCCCGTCCAGGTCGCTCGCCGCTTGGACATCGCCTTGACCAATGCCAGCCTGCCGGGAAACAGCCTGCTCGACCCCTGCGTGGTGGAAGAACTGGCGGGGATCGACGCTGACGTTGTTTCTCTGGAGATCGGCATCAACGTGGCCAACTGGGACTCTCACATTTCCAGGACCTTCGTTCCCGCAGTGCACAACCTGCTCGATCAGTTCCGGCTTCGGCAACCGAACACGCCTCTGATCGTGATCTCACCGCTCTTCTGCCCTACCTATGAGAACCGCGGAGGGGTGATCCAGATGGATGAATCGGGCAGCTTTCACCCTGTGCCGAACGCACGAGATGATGCCCTCAGCTTGACTGATATTCGCGGTCTGCTGGCATCCGTGATCGCCAGCCGATCCGACGATCTCATCTTTTCGATCGACGGCCGGGAGTTGCTCGGCCCTGACGAAGAACCGACCCTCACCGATGGGCTTCACCCTGATCTCATCGGCACGACTCTGATTGCCGATCGCTTCGCCGAGTTGGCGTCTGGCCCCGACGGGGCACTTTCCGAATTGTTCGGAACGGACCGGGATCGATAG
- a CDS encoding flavin monoamine oxidase family protein — protein MSDIDMEQPYDTIVVGAGFSGLTAARELSRAGQSVLVLEARDRIGGRTWLDRRLGMDLELGGTWVHWTQPHVWAELSRYGIGLAPSPVPENAYWWDGSKLVAGSADELLELLDEPNEILTARSRDVFPQPFRPLSASVEAFDSLSLADEIAALPISAERRALVESFWTLNFNGRIADAAFTQALRWVSLTNGDWKVNFEACATYKIAGGTRALAEAISQDTSADFVFGVDVRQITQEQSSVAVSTADGSEYSARDVIVTVPLQTLPRIHFEPALPAPVRLAADRGQLGLGVKVWFTVEGEHRPFVALGGADWPLNFFQSEYVRDGLTYVIGFGPDASALDPNDPEAIQRVLSRLVPDLRVIASAGHDWVGDDFSRETWPMHRVGYLSDSLPALQQPLGRVRLAGSDIADGWGGFIDGAIESGLKAARGVLTASRLVSA, from the coding sequence ATGAGTGACATCGACATGGAACAGCCGTACGACACCATCGTGGTGGGAGCGGGGTTCTCCGGCCTCACAGCTGCTCGCGAGCTGTCCCGTGCAGGGCAGTCGGTGCTGGTCCTCGAAGCGCGAGATCGGATCGGCGGCCGCACGTGGCTCGACCGCCGACTCGGCATGGATCTGGAACTCGGCGGAACGTGGGTGCATTGGACCCAGCCGCATGTCTGGGCCGAACTGAGCCGTTACGGCATCGGTCTTGCCCCCAGCCCGGTACCCGAGAACGCGTACTGGTGGGACGGCTCGAAGCTTGTCGCGGGCTCGGCAGACGAGCTGCTCGAGTTGCTCGACGAGCCGAATGAGATTCTCACCGCGCGGTCCAGAGACGTCTTCCCTCAGCCTTTCCGTCCCCTGAGCGCGTCGGTCGAGGCGTTCGACTCTCTCTCGCTCGCCGACGAGATCGCGGCTCTGCCGATCAGCGCGGAGAGGCGCGCACTGGTCGAGTCATTCTGGACTCTCAACTTCAACGGGCGGATCGCAGATGCCGCCTTCACGCAGGCGCTGCGATGGGTGTCGCTGACCAATGGTGATTGGAAGGTGAACTTCGAGGCGTGCGCGACCTACAAGATCGCGGGAGGTACGCGCGCTCTCGCCGAAGCGATTTCTCAAGACACGTCGGCGGACTTCGTCTTCGGGGTCGACGTCCGCCAGATAACGCAGGAGCAGTCGTCCGTGGCGGTGTCGACGGCCGACGGGTCTGAGTACTCCGCTCGTGATGTGATCGTCACGGTGCCGCTGCAGACGTTGCCGCGCATCCACTTCGAGCCGGCTCTTCCCGCACCGGTCCGCTTGGCGGCCGACCGCGGGCAGCTCGGTCTCGGCGTCAAGGTCTGGTTCACCGTCGAGGGTGAACATCGTCCGTTCGTGGCGCTCGGTGGAGCGGATTGGCCGCTGAACTTCTTCCAATCGGAGTATGTGCGCGACGGCCTCACGTACGTCATCGGGTTCGGCCCTGACGCATCAGCCCTCGACCCCAACGATCCGGAGGCGATTCAGCGGGTACTGAGCCGCCTCGTGCCGGACCTGCGCGTCATCGCCAGCGCCGGACACGACTGGGTCGGCGACGACTTCTCCCGAGAGACGTGGCCGATGCACCGAGTCGGCTATCTCTCCGACTCTCTGCCGGCGCTTCAGCAGCCGCTGGGGCGGGTCCGGCTCGCGGGGTCGGATATCGCCGACGGATGGGGCGGTTTCATCGATGGCGCCATCGAGAGCGGCTTGAAGGCAGCACGCGGGGTTCTCACGGCATCCCGCCTGGTGTCCGCCTGA